One segment of Channa argus isolate prfri chromosome 17, Channa argus male v1.0, whole genome shotgun sequence DNA contains the following:
- the aig1 gene encoding androgen-induced gene 1 protein isoform X2: MALIPSQVLRVAILLSYFSILCHYKALDMPAHQTYGGSWKFLTFIDLLFEGFVM; encoded by the exons ATGGCGCTGATCCCCTCCCAGGTCCTCCGGGTCGCCATCCTGCTGTCTTATTTCTCCATCCTCTGCCACTACAAAGCTTTAGACATGCCGGCACACCAGACCTACGGAGGCAGCTGGAAGTTTCTGACCTTCATTGACCTG CTCTTTGAAGGCTTTGTCATGTGA
- the aig1 gene encoding androgen-induced gene 1 protein isoform X1: MALIPSQVLRVAILLSYFSILCHYKALDMPAHQTYGGSWKFLTFIDLVIQAVFFGVCVLIDVSSLLTKGGASREQERQLRKLIGLRDWMMAVLAFPVGAFVVFTFWTLYLYDRELIYPRLLDNFIPQWLNHGMHTTVLPFIIIEMRTTHHRYPSRSWGLAAVCCFGIGYILWTCWVHQVTGVWVYPVLEHIAPLARVVFFSVMTVVICVFYVLGEILNSYIWDQPHTEKVKGE; the protein is encoded by the exons ATGGCGCTGATCCCCTCCCAGGTCCTCCGGGTCGCCATCCTGCTGTCTTATTTCTCCATCCTCTGCCACTACAAAGCTTTAGACATGCCGGCACACCAGACCTACGGAGGCAGCTGGAAGTTTCTGACCTTCATTGACCTG GTGATCCAGGCCGTGTTTTTCGGCGTGTGTGTCCTGATCGATGTGTCCAGTCTGCTGACTAAGGGAGGTGCCAGCAGGGAGCAAGAGCGACAGCTGAGGAAGCTGATTGGCCTGAGAGACTGGATGATGGCTGTCCTGGCCTTCCCCGTCGGAGCG TTTGTGGTCTTTACATTCTGGACTCTGTACCTCTACGACAGAGAACTGATTTACCCAAGACTACTGGACAACTTCATTCCTCAGTGGCTCAACCACGGCATG CACACCACCGTTCTTCCCTTCATCATCATCGAGATGCGGACCACCCACCATCGGTATCCCAGCAGGTCGTGGGGCCTGGCAGCAGTGTGCTGCTTCGGCATTGGATACATCCTCTG GACGTGTTGGGTGCACCAGGTGACAGGTGTGTGGGTTTACCCGGTGCTGGAGCACATCGCTCCTCTGGCTCGAGTCGTCTTCTTCAGCGTGATGACGGTggtgatttgtgttttctacGTTCTTGGAGAAATCCTCAATAGCTACATCTGGGACCAGCCACACACAG AAAAGGTCAAAGGTGAGTGA